The region CTAGGTTATACTTCACGTAGAAGTAGGCCAGGCCCAGGTAACCAATGGTTGATAGGAAAGCCCTCTGTATCGTGAAGCCCAGGGAGAAGAGGAAACCAGCCTTCATACCACCCCTGGTACTGTACTCACCAACTGCGTAGCTGAAGGTTATGGGCCACGTATGCTCATCAGGCGTTATGCCATGAAGCATGCCGAGGAATAAGGCAACAATGAGTATCTCAATTAAGGGTAGATTCCTCGGTGGATGAAGCAGGAAGTTTAGATTCAACACCCCAAGCCCAGCGATGGTAAGGGCTATCACTAGCACCAACACATTCATTAACTGCAACGCTCCGAGACCCAACGTGGTTTTCACGTTCATTAGGGTTACCCTAATGTGAGGGTTAATAAACCTTACTAAGCAATCAAAGCTAGAATAAGCCAATCAAGGAATGATACGAGAAAGTGAATAAGGAAGTTTAATTTTAAACCTAAGGAGACTATGCGATTAAGCCGTGGCCCTGATGGGAGCCCTAGTGAGACCAGGCGCTGGCTTATTGAAAACCTCCTGGTAGACAATGGCAAAGGCCGTGTACCATGCCGACAGTGCGGTTATTATACCCATGTAACCACCAGCCACTGTGAGACCAGCACCAAGTAGGAAGAAGGTTATGGCTAAGGTTAGGAACACGACCCAAAGGGCCCAATTCAGCCTGAAGGTGTATATCCAGAATATCAACGTGAATATCCCAAAGGCAATCAATGTGAGGCTAACGGCAGCTGGGGTCAATGTTATGATGCCCATGGAACTCAAAACAACACTAATGAAATACCACTCCCAGAAGGCCCCGTATGTGAAGAATGCCGTGTAACCAAAGGTATTCCCAGACCTCCACTCAAGTATGCCAGCGGTGAGTTGGGCAAGACCCCCATAGAACGCAGCCAAACCAGCCACAGTACCTGGACCATGCACAATACCCGCATTAATGAAGCTCAAAACCAGCGTTGTTAGGGCAAAGCCCGAGAGCCCCAGGGGGCTGGGTTAGCGGTCTTGGCCTGTGCCATCCTCACCGCCTCATTGTTGTCCCTTCAATTTCTCAATCTCAGCCTTAAACTCCTCATAAGCCCTCTTAACCTCCTCCACACTGGCCTCATCCTCTAGCGTCGTCACGTCACCCAACGGTTGGCCAGTAACCACGGCCTTAACGAGCCTCCTCATGATCTTACCACTCCTGGTCTTGGGGAGCTTGGTTACGAAGAAGACATTCGCCAGAGTGGCTATGGGACCCACCAACTCCCTAACCGTATTATTCAACTCCCTCTTAAGCTCCTCACTGGGCTGGTAACCCTGCCTCAGGACCACATACGCAACGGGCACCTCTCCCTTAACCGGATCCGGCACACCAACAACCGCAGCCTCAGCAACGGCCGGGTGCTGAATGAGCGCGGATTCTAGTTCGTACGTACCAAGCCTATGACCGGCCACCTTAATAACCTCATCAGCCCTGCCAAGTATCCAGAAGTAACCATCCTCATCCTTAACCGCATAATCACCTGCGTAGAACATCCCTGGGAACTTACTCCAGTAAGTCTTCACGTAACGGTCTGGGTCCTTCCAGATCGTCAGGAGCATCCCAGGCCAGGGCTTCTTAATGACCAGGTAACCCCTGGTGCCCGGGGGTACTGGGTTCCCATTATCATCAACCACATCCGCATCAACACCGGGCAGTGGTGGACCATTTGTGCCTGGCTTCAAAGGCACCAGCGCAAGCCCCGGCACGTGGCTTATCAAAATGCCTCCGGTCTCGGTCATCCACCAAGTTGACCCGAATGGTACCCTCTCCCTACCCACGAGCTTCCACAACCAACGCCAAGCCTCTGGGTTTATTGGTTCACCAACACTGTGCATTAACCTTATTGTGGATAGGTCATGCTTCTTAACCCACTCATCACCAAACCTCATGAGCGTTCTAATGCCCGTGGGCGTTGTGTAAAGAATGGTGGCTCCATACCTCTCAGCAATGGCCCACCACCTGTCTGGGTTTGGATAGTCCAGGGCGCCCTCAAACATTATGGTCGTCATCCCCTCCAGTAATGGGCCGAAGACTATGTAACTATGCCCAGTAACCCAGCCGATATCGGCTGTGCAGAAGTGTATGTCGTCTTCCCTGGCATCAAAGACCCACTTCATGGTTGCGTGGAGTAGTACCATGTATCCCCCTGTGTCGTGGACAATGCCCTTGGGCTTTCCTGTGGTGCCTGAGGTGTATAGTATGTAGAGTGGGTGCTCGCTCTCCACGGGCTCTGGCTCCACGTATACGTTGGGTGGCACGTCAGCCATTACCTCATGCCACCAGTAATCGCGCCCCCTGACCATGTTCACGTCATTGAGCCCAACCCTTCTGTACACAATGACATTCTTAACCGTGGGCGATTGCTCCAGGGCCTTGTCTACAACATCCTTAAGCCTAATCACCCTACCACGCCTATAACCGCCATCTGCCGTTATTAAGAGCTTGGCCTCGGCATCGTTAAGCCTATCCGCAAGGGCCTGTGCTGTGAAGCCCGAGAACACCACGGTAAATATAACGCCGAGCCTAGCGGCGGCTAGCATTGCTATGGGGAGCTCGGGTATCATGGGCATGTAGATACCTATGGTGTCGCCCTTCTTCAACCCAAACTTATTCTTGAGCACATAAGCCAGCCTATTAACCTCCCTCCACAGGTCGTAATACGTTAGTTTACGGACCTCAAGCGGATTACCGCTTTGATCCACGGGCTCTCCCTCCCATATAATGGCCACCTTATTCTTACGACCACCCTTAACATTCCTATCTAGGGTTAGGTACGACGCATTGAGTCTACCGCCCACAAACCACTTGTAAAATGGTGGTTGGGGATCGGCAACCAGGACCTTGTCCCAGGGCTTGAACCACTCAAGCTCTTTAGCCACGTTTGCCCAGAAGGACTCAATGTCCTTGAGGCTCTCTGCGTGAATTCTCCTGTACTCCTCAGGGTCAACGGCCCTCTCCTTACCTACCTCTGGTATTATTTTCTCTTTGAAGGGGAGGGCCCAGGTTACTGACATGGTAAATTAACCCTTCCTATTGCATTTTTAAGCATTACTTTGCAGTTAATAATTTATTAACCTTAATTATTAATCATTAATGATATATTGTATTACTACTAGCGTAGAAAATAATGTTTAATCGGAGTCGTGGTCATCTACTCATGATAATATGCTCCACCTGTCTGGTTAGGTGGTTGATTAGGGGTTCTGTGGCTTTCAATCTCTCGTCAATCTCCTTAATTTTGGGTTTAATCTCCTCATTATACACCTTCCAAGTCCTTGGGGGTATTGATCTGGCGAGTAGGGCTGTTCTGTACATGGCCGTAATCTCCGTGGGCCTTAGGTTCCAGGGTAGCTTCAATTCCTCTGTCCTCCTAATTTGCTCAAACCTTTCCCTACCCATCTCAATGGCTTGTAGGTGGTGTGAGTACAGGTGTAGTAATGTGCTCATTGACATTCTATAATTAATTAGGACTATGTGACCATCCACGAGGTATCGACCCCCAACCTCACCGCATGGGCCCACCTCGCCTGGGTTGCACTCACTCACTGGGTTTATGGTTGCGATTACCCTGGGCCTATCCACGTTGAGTGCCTCTGAAATGGTCTCCAGTATTCCCTCGGCACTACTCTCTATATCGCCTAGTGGTTTTATTATTGATTCATTAATTTCATTTAATACCTTGTTTATGTAGTCCCTGAGGGACATGTGATTAATTACCCTCAGTCCTTTATGAACCTTATCTCCGAATTATAACCAATAACATGCTGGGGATATCATCCATGTTGGCTTAGGTATAACGGCCCACCTTAGTTTCTTCAGGGTTAGAAAATGCATAATTCATTGGTTATTTAAGTACTGTGAAGCCTGCGCTTTTAATGAGGGCTGGGGAGTTATCGGTGGATCTTAGGGGTGTGGGTTGTCCGTATGGTAGTATGGTGGCCATTCAATACTTTAGGGATGCACCCACGGGCTTAATCATCACCTTCATACTGGATGATGAGGATTGCTTCACAACACTCAAGAAGTTATTCCCACTCCTGGGCCAAAGGGTTATTAGTGCCGAGGGTGGTAATGGAATTTACAGACTAAAGATTATGAAGGTGAAATCCCTCTAATCCCCAGAGCCGTTTCTACCTGGTTGTTTCCAGGGAGTTCCACCTCGCCCGTGGTTCCTTTTGATTGAGCCACGAGGTCATGGGTGGCTGTCGAGCCCAACGGCACAGGGCTCCCATCTAGGTGGGGAAGCCCACCAGGGCTCAGAGCACCGCTCCCATCACCCCAGCGGGCACAATCAAGTAAATACCATTTTCCCCAACCACCAAAATATTTTCAGCTCCTAACAATCCTATCCAGCGCGTCCCTAACCCCCTGCATGAAGTGCTTCCTAACCCACCATTTCATGGGGATTTGCCACCAGGTAATGTCTACATCGTACTCACAAACCAGTGCCTTACCTGCCTCATCAACATAAGCCTTTATTACGCCTCTGACTGGTCCGTCCACGTTGTTGAAGGTGAGGGTTTTTGTTTTATTGTCCACGTTTATCCATGCGTGCCCTATGTTGAGGTTTCTGGGGGCTGGGAATGCGTACCTAATCCTCACGTAGTAACTATTGCCCCTTCTCTCAATTACCGTCACCTCCCTATGGCCGTGCCAGTACTTGGGGATTGACTCCACATCACTTAACCTACCCCATGCTGTTTCCGGGTCCAGATTGTCTAGGCTCACGGATACCCTAAACGTTATTCTGCCAAGGCCCATGGTTGGGGGTTGTTAGCATGACCTCCCTTTAAGGTGTTGGGGTTAGTGCTTTTAAGAGATGTGGTTTTGTGTAAAATGTGTCCTTTGATAAACCCAATTACCTGGTGGGTAGGAACTTCGTATACAGTGATTATAGGCCTAGGTTCCCACGCTACTACGGCTACTCGGTGAAGCACCTAAAGGCCCAATTAAGGATAAATATCAACGAGAAATCCATAACGGGAATAGCCGAGTACCAGGTTAGTGTCCCGGGTAATGGCCCCATAAGCCTGGATGCGGCTGAGATGAGGATAAACAGGGTGTTGGTTGATGGGTCAGAGGCCAGGTTTGATTATGATGGTAGGGTGGTCACTGTTTACGTGGGCCAGGGGGACCATGTGGTGAGCATTGAGTACTACACGAAGCCCAGGAAGGGCGCTTACTTCATAGTGCCCGATGAGTACTACAGGGACCGGAAGCCCATGGTTTGGACTCAGGGCGAGTCCGAGGATAATCACTACTGGTTACCACTTCCCGACTACCCAAACATGAAGTTCACTAGTGAGTTAATAATTACGGTGCCCAAGCCACTCATGGCCGTGTCCAATGGGGAATTGATAGAGACCAAGGACCTGGGTCAGGAAACCCTGTGGCACTGGAGGCTTGATAAGCCCCACTCAGCCTACTTAATAGCATTTGCCGCTGGTGAGTTCGACGTAGTCAGGGAGGACTGTGACGGAGTGGTATTGGAGCACTACGTACCCAAGGGAATGGGCGACAGGGCCAGGTTCAGTTTCCATAGGACGTGCGACATGATGAAGTTCTACAGTGAGTACACGGGGGTTAAGTACCCATGGCCCAACTACAAGCACGTGGCTGTTTCGGAGTTCATATACGGTGGTATGGAGAATACCACCGTGACCATAGTGACGGACACCACGATCCACGATGAACACGCGCACTGCCCTGGTGGCAGGTTCCCATGCCCGGGATATGAGGACTTCACGTCCGATGGTTTGGTGGCTCATGAGCTGGCTCATCAGTGGTTTGGTGATTACGTTACCACTAAGGATTGGGCCAATATATGGCTTAATGAGGCCTTCGCCACATACTTCGAGGCCCTCTACATGGAGCATGCCAAGGGCCGTGATGAGTTCCTGTACGAGCTCTACCAAAACCTAAGGTCCTACCTGAATGAGTATGGTAGGTACGCTAGGCCCATAGTTACGAGGCTTTACAAGGACCCTGAGGAAATGTTTGACAGGCACACCTACGAGAAGGGTAGCCTCGTACTACACACCCTACGTAGCCTATTGGGTGATGAGGCCTTTAGGCGTGGCATCAATATTTACCTAACCAGGCATGCACACGGTAATGCGGATACTGAGGACTTGAGGAAGGCCCTTGAGGAAGCCTCGGGCCAGCCCCTGGACTGGTTCTTCACACAGTTTGTTTACTCCTCGGGCCACCCCGTGATTAAGTACTCATGGAGTTACGACGCCAACGCCAAGCTGGTTAAGTTAAGTATATCGCAGACCCAGGGTGATGACTCATACCCCATTTACAGGCTACCGTTGGAGTTTGAGGTCAAGTACCCAAGTGGTAAGGTTGATACAATAAGGGTTGATTTGGAGGAGAGGGAAGCCACCATCTACGTGCCGGCCAGTGAGAGGCCGCTTTACGTATGTATTGACCCGCAGTTTAAGGTTGCCGTTAAGTCAGTGAGTGCAGATAAGGGTGTTGAGGAGGCCCTGGCAGAGCTGGGTAGTGGTAGTTTGATGTGCAGGTTAGAGGCTGTGGATTCACTGGCTAGGGATGGTAGTGCCAGGGCTGTGGAGGGGCTTGCCAAGGCCCTCACCGATCCCTTCTGGGGTGTGAGGGCAGAGGCTACCAGGGCCTTAGGTAAGGTGGGTACTGAGGACGCGCTCAGGGTGTTACTGAATGCCCTGAATAGTGAGGGGCACCCCAGGGTTAGGCAGGCCATTGTTGAGGCCCTTGGTAACTTCAGGGGTAAGGCTGATGTTGCCAAGGTTCTTGTTGATGTCCTACGTAACCCCTCGGAGAGTTACTACACGAGGTACAGGGCTGCCCAATCCCTGGGTAAGTTGGGCATTACGGAGTACGTGGGCGAGTTAACAAAGGCCCTTGATTACCCGAGCCATAATTACGTAATAACGCAGGGGGCCCTTGAGGGGCTGGCTGAGCTGGGTACTGAGGATGCCGTTAACACAATACTGAAATACACAGAGTTGGGTAAGCCAACGCTTGTTAGGGCGACTGCCACTAGGGTTCTTGGGAAGTTCGTTGGTGATAGGAGGGTTTATGAGAGGGTTAGGCAGTTGCTTAGGGATCCGTACTTCAGGGTTAGGTTTGCGGCCCTGGCCGCGGTGGAGTCCTCGTTGGATCCGAGGTTCCTCGACATACTTGATGAGCTGGCCATGAGGGATCTTGATGGTAGGGTTAGGCGTTATGCCAGGGATGTGGCTAAGAGGATTAGGGATCAGTTGAGCCGTGGTGTTGAGTATGCGAGGCTTAGGGAGGAGATTGATAGGATTAGGGAGGAGCAGAGGAGGATTGCTGAGAGGCTTGATAGGCTTGAGTATAAGTGATTACTTTAAATCCCTGGCCATGTAGGCCACGTGGGTTCCCGACTTACCAATCTTCAGGACCAGGTCAAAATTTGCCCTTAGTATTTCCTCGAAGCGCTCATGAACCTTCCTTGGGAATACAATCTGTAGGGAGCCCCCTGGGGCTAGGTGCTCCTTGGATTTCTCTATCAATTCCCTATTGACCTCAAGCCCCGCGCTTATTGGTGGATTCGTGACCACCGTATTGAACACCTCATTCTTCACAGGCTCGTATAGGTTCCCACGCCTAACCTCTGCGTTGGGGACTTTGTTGAGCCTTATGTTTATGGAGGCTAGCTTAACGGCTAGGGTGTTCACGTCGGTCATGATCACAAAGCCCTCGGTGGCCAGCTTAGCGGCCACTATGCCGAGAACCCCATAACCACAGCCAAGATCCAGAACCCTCCAGTCTCTCATTATTACCATGTTCTCCGCAAGCAGTCTTGTTCCTGGATCCACATGGTCCTTGGAGAATACCCCAGGGGCCACTAGGAGGGTTAGGTTCAATCCCCTAATTACAGTCCTCAACTCCCTAACCCTCAACTCCCGAAACACAGGCTCATCGGAGTAGTAATGCACCTAAATACACCCTCACTGTCCAAATTTAAACCCTTTTTAAGATAGGTTTAAGTAGGCCAGCACCCCACGCCCGATTGATGGGTAAGAATTTAGGTTTGATTACCTACTTTATGATGTACGTAGTGACCGCATCAACAAACTTCTTCTTCGTTAAGTTCGCGCTTAAGTATTTAGCACCATTGCCGCTAATGAGCATTAGGTATGCGATAGCTGGTGTTACGTTGGCATTAATATCATTGGCTGTGCAGGGTAACTTTAAATTAATAATTAATAATAAGGATATGTTACTTCTGGCGTTGTTCTCAAGCCTTAGTAGTACCCTGTGGGCTTATGGCCTGGTTTATGTGGACCCCGCCTCCTCAGCACTATTTAGTTACACAATGCCCTTCTTCGCACTCATACTATCCCCGTTACTTACTAACGAGAGGCCAAGGCTTATGAACATAGTGGGCGTTACCATTGGATTCTCAGGCGTGGTTCTATACGCCGAGTCATACATAGCCCGTGGCTTCTCGCTAATTGGGGCTTTATTTACGATTGCGAATGCGGTGTTTTGGGCCCTGTATAGTACCTATTTCAAGAGATTGGGTGAGTTTGATGGGTTTAGTGTTGTTGTTAGTATGTTTTTTCTTGGTTCCCTAATGATGGCACTACCCTCGCTGATTCTTTACGGGCCTGGATTCCTGGTTAATACCGATTGGGGTAATGCGGATTTCCTGTTTTACCTCCTGGGTACGTCGGTGATTGGGGGTGCCCTGCTCTTCCTCACTTGGTACCTAATAGTGAATGTGGCTGGTATTACGAATGCTGTTTCATACATATTCGCAGTGCCTGCGTTAACACTGCTCCTGGAGTACATAGTACTGGGCATAAAACCCACTCCGCTGGAGCTTGTGGGTTCTGGGGTCATGTTCCTGGGTATTTACCTGTCCTCGCTACGTTAGGTTAAGATTTTTAAAATGCAGGTTTTTGTGGTTTTGGAATGCCACCATTAACGAGGTCCAAACAACCAAGGAAGCAGAGGAAGGCTTTATTCAATGCGCCATTGCACGTTAGGCATAGGTTACTCACGGCTAGGCTAAGCGAGGACCTGCAGAGGCAGTATGGTATTAAGAGGCTCCCTGTGAGGAGGGGTGATACGGTCCTGATACTCAGGGGTGACTTTAAGGGTGTTAGGGGTAAGGTTGTTGAGGTGGATTTGAGAAGGGTTAGGATCTACGTGGACGGGGCAACCCTAAAGAAGCCAAGTGGCGAGACGGTTTACTACCCAATACACCCATCGAAGGTGATGATTGTGGAGCTGGACACAAGCGATAAGAGGAGGCTCGAGGTTATTGATAGGATTAAGAAGCAGCGTGAGGAGACCCTGAAGAGGATTGAGGAGTTTAAGGAGGCCAGGGCCATTAGGAAGCCCGAGGTCATAGTACTGGGTGGGGAACAGAAGGAAAAGGGTGAGTCCCAGTGAGGAAGTGCTTATTAAGCCTGTCACTCACGGTGGTGTGAATGGGCAGGAGGCATTTAAGACGCTTCACAGCCCCCGAGTGGTGGAGCATCTCAACAAAGGAGCATGTGTGGGTTGTTAAGCCAAGCCCAGGGCCTCACCCACTAAGTAAATCCATACCACTGGCCCTATTGGTCAGGGATGTACTTAGGTATGCAAAGACCCTTAGGGAGGCTAGGTACATTATTGGGCACGGCATGATAAAGGTTGATGGGGTTGTGAGGAGGGATTACAAGTACCCCGTGGGCTTAATGGACGTGGTCGAGATAGTGCCAACACATGAGGTGTACAGGATGATGCCACACCCCACCAGGTACCTATGGCCCATACCCATAAGCCCCGAGGAGGCTAGGTACAAGCTTTGTAGGATTGAGAATAAGACCATGGTTAAGGGTGGGGAGATACAATTAAACCTTCACGATGGGAGGAACATCCAACTAAGCCGTGAGGAGGGCTCCAAGTACCACACACTGGATAGCGTTTTGGTGGATCTGGAGGAGAATAGGATTGTGGATTCAGTGAGTATAGAGCCTGGGGTTCTTGGGCTAGTGGTTGATGGTAGGAACGTGGGGCGTTATGGCATTATAACGGAGATGGTGGAGACGTACATAAGGCGAAAAACCGCCGTTGCCATAAAGAGTAGTGAGGGGCAGGAGTTTAGGACTGTGATTGACTACGTATTCGCGGTGGGTAGGGAGAAACCACTAATAACCCTACCAGAACTTAAGGTGGAGCAACAGGTCCAGCAGACTTAACAGTGAGGTACTCCTTTAATAGGAGAGTTTGCGGAGTTAATCCGTGGGCCTAGAGAGGAAGATGTTCGACGTATTATACTCGGGAAAGAAATTACTAATGCTTCACCTGGAACTCACGAATAAGCCAGGCGCCCTGGACAACGTACTGAGGGTCTTTTCACGACTCAGTATTAATGTTATCTCGGTATCGGCCGTTGGGGCGCCTGATGAGGCCACCGGGGATGTTACGTTAATTGCGGATGTGAGTAATATGGATGATATTAGGAGACTAATTAATGAGTTGCACCTCGTTAATGACATTAGGCGTATGAGGGCCATGGTTCTGACGGCCACTGAGTATCTATGATGGATTTAAGTTAAAGGAGCATTTCGATGGTTACGGGTATATCCACATCCTTGGGTGTTAATCCATACTTAACGGTGGTGAACTCCCTCCTAAACTCAATAACCTCCCTCTTAACCCTCCCTGGATCCTCACCCTTAATGAGGACCCTGGCCATGAATTCCCCAATGACCCTCATCTCATCCTTACCCATACCAAACCTTGTCATTTCCTGAACACCAAGCCTCAATCCACTGGGGTCCCTGAACCCCTTATCCCAGGGTAGTGCGTTCTTATTAACGATTATGTTGGCATTCTCCAGCAAAACCGCGGCCTTGGCGCCACCACCGAGGTTTGATACATCAACAAGGACCTGGTGGGTCCTTGTGAAGCCGAGATTCTCCGCAACAACCTTGAAGCCCAGGGCGTGCAGTGCCTCTGCTAATGCCCTGGCATTCTCCACTACCCGCCCTGCGTAGGCCTCGCCGAACTTCATCATCTCTATTGCTGTGATTGCCGTGGCGGCGTACCTGTGATGGTGGTAGTTCGATGTTAATCCAGGGAATACAGCCCGCTGTATTGGCTTTATCAGGTCCTCCCTATTGGTGAATATCACACCACCCTGGGGCCCAGGGAATGTTTTATGGGTTGAGGAGGTCATTACATCGGCGCCAAGGTCCAGGGGGTTTGGGAATACACCACCCGCTATTAAGCCCAGTACGTGTGCTGAGTCATGCATTAGGTAGGAATTGACCTCATGAACCACATCAACCAACTCCTTAACAGGATGTGGAAATAGGTAGACGGAGCCCCCCAGTATCACGAGCTTTGGCTTAACCTCCCTAATCAACTTAATGGCTGCATCCACGTCCACATTGAAGTTCTCATTATCCCAGGGTAAATCCACAACCTTTAGCTTAAATACGCCTGGGGCTCCCGTAGTCTTATGACTAATATGACCACCTGAATTGAGCGGTACCGAAGCTATCACATCGCCCGTGTTTGTCAATGCGGCGTAGACTGCGGCGTTGGCTATGGTACCCGATATGGGCCTTACATCGGTAAACCTGGCATGGAATAACTGCTTCATTAACTCAGTGAGTAAGCCCTCCAGCTCATCAATGTACTTTGTTCCCTGGTAATACCTACTACCCAATGTGCCCTCCGCATACCTACCCTCCATATCGTTGAGGTAGACATACTCGGCGAGGGGGCTCATTACGTTCTCACTGGGTATGAGGTTTATGGTCTCGAGGCGGCGCCACCTATTGTGTGTTCTAACCAGGTTTAGGACCTCCCTTAATGATGAATCCGGGTCCAGCGGCATTACCACGTAATTGGGGCTCGCCTATTAAAGTTTATGTTTTCAATGAGCTAATTAATCACCTAAGTCCATACCTCCTGACTATTGACATGAGGTCCGTGAGCACCGCCTGGGCTGTTTCAACCCTGCCAGCCCCAGGGCCGATTATGATTAACGAACCCAGTGTGTCCAGTTTGAATTTAATGGCGTTTAGGTTCCCATTAACGTGCGCCATGGGGTCCGCTGGGTCCAGAACCATGGGCTTCACAAAGGCCCTCTTCTCATCCGCGTAGGCAATTAACTTAACAACCCCATTACCCGCCATTTCAATGTTCCTTATACCCACAACCTCCATGGAATCCAGTGAGTGCCTCCAACCCAGGACCCTGGAGATTATGATTGCCTTGAGGGCCGGGTCTACACCGTCTATGTCCAGCGATGGGTCGGCCTCCGCATACCCCATTTCCTGGGCCAGCCTCAGGGCATCATTGAAGCTTAGTCCCTCATGCATCTTGGTGAGTATGAAGTTCGTGGTGCCATTTAGTATCCCCTGGAAGTACTCCACGTGGGCCCCAGGTAGTAACTCCAGTACGTTGAATGACGGGGTGCCGGCCATTACCGTGCCCTTGAAACCAAAGCCCACATTGTACCTCCTCGATAACTCCATGAGCTCATCATAGTGAAACGCCACCGGGCCTTTATTCGTGGTAATCACATGCTTACCACTACGCATGGCTGTGGTTATATAAGTGAAGGCGGGCTCCCCCTTATCCCTTATGTTTAAGTCCGTGAACTCGCAGACCACGTTTGCATCACTCTCGGTTATTAACCTCGGTATATCCTCTGGATCAACCTTAACACCCAATTGCCTCCCTGCCCTGGCATCAGGGAGTATTTCTGGGCCTGGATTCCTTATGAATCCCCTCCTCCTATCCACAATCTCCGTAACCACGGCATCAATGCCCAACTCATCCCTCCTGGCATTGAGTAGTTCGAAGAATCCCTGACCCACGTTGCCGAAGCCCACAATCATTATCTTAATCATCAACCAATGAGTAACTAGTATAATTATAAGGCTTATCTAAATCATTAGCCCTCTATAACTAGCGGTAACACTTAAATACCCCTAAGTAATAAGGGGCTGGGTTGGTAACATGGAAACCCAGGAAATCGAGAACTAATATCAAGGATCCTGGGCAAGTACATAATGAAATGCCCAAGATGCGGGTTGGAACTTCCGCCGAGCCCGCTCA is a window of Vulcanisaeta thermophila DNA encoding:
- a CDS encoding acetate uptake transporter translates to MSFINAGIVHGPGTVAGLAAFYGGLAQLTAGILEWRSGNTFGYTAFFTYGAFWEWYFISVVLSSMGIITLTPAAVSLTLIAFGIFTLIFWIYTFRLNWALWVVFLTLAITFFLLGAGLTVAGGYMGIITALSAWYTAFAIVYQEVFNKPAPGLTRAPIRATA
- a CDS encoding DMT family transporter codes for the protein MGKNLGLITYFMMYVVTASTNFFFVKFALKYLAPLPLMSIRYAIAGVTLALISLAVQGNFKLIINNKDMLLLALFSSLSSTLWAYGLVYVDPASSALFSYTMPFFALILSPLLTNERPRLMNIVGVTIGFSGVVLYAESYIARGFSLIGALFTIANAVFWALYSTYFKRLGEFDGFSVVVSMFFLGSLMMALPSLILYGPGFLVNTDWGNADFLFYLLGTSVIGGALLFLTWYLIVNVAGITNAVSYIFAVPALTLLLEYIVLGIKPTPLELVGSGVMFLGIYLSSLR
- the acs gene encoding acetate--CoA ligase, with the translated sequence MSVTWALPFKEKIIPEVGKERAVDPEEYRRIHAESLKDIESFWANVAKELEWFKPWDKVLVADPQPPFYKWFVGGRLNASYLTLDRNVKGGRKNKVAIIWEGEPVDQSGNPLEVRKLTYYDLWREVNRLAYVLKNKFGLKKGDTIGIYMPMIPELPIAMLAAARLGVIFTVVFSGFTAQALADRLNDAEAKLLITADGGYRRGRVIRLKDVVDKALEQSPTVKNVIVYRRVGLNDVNMVRGRDYWWHEVMADVPPNVYVEPEPVESEHPLYILYTSGTTGKPKGIVHDTGGYMVLLHATMKWVFDAREDDIHFCTADIGWVTGHSYIVFGPLLEGMTTIMFEGALDYPNPDRWWAIAERYGATILYTTPTGIRTLMRFGDEWVKKHDLSTIRLMHSVGEPINPEAWRWLWKLVGRERVPFGSTWWMTETGGILISHVPGLALVPLKPGTNGPPLPGVDADVVDDNGNPVPPGTRGYLVIKKPWPGMLLTIWKDPDRYVKTYWSKFPGMFYAGDYAVKDEDGYFWILGRADEVIKVAGHRLGTYELESALIQHPAVAEAAVVGVPDPVKGEVPVAYVVLRQGYQPSEELKRELNNTVRELVGPIATLANVFFVTKLPKTRSGKIMRRLVKAVVTGQPLGDVTTLEDEASVEEVKRAYEEFKAEIEKLKGQQ
- the rplX gene encoding 50S ribosomal protein L24, with amino-acid sequence MPPLTRSKQPRKQRKALFNAPLHVRHRLLTARLSEDLQRQYGIKRLPVRRGDTVLILRGDFKGVRGKVVEVDLRRVRIYVDGATLKKPSGETVYYPIHPSKVMIVELDTSDKRRLEVIDRIKKQREETLKRIEEFKEARAIRKPEVIVLGGEQKEKGESQ
- a CDS encoding class I SAM-dependent methyltransferase — translated: MHYYSDEPVFRELRVRELRTVIRGLNLTLLVAPGVFSKDHVDPGTRLLAENMVIMRDWRVLDLGCGYGVLGIVAAKLATEGFVIMTDVNTLAVKLASINIRLNKVPNAEVRRGNLYEPVKNEVFNTVVTNPPISAGLEVNRELIEKSKEHLAPGGSLQIVFPRKVHERFEEILRANFDLVLKIGKSGTHVAYMARDLK
- a CDS encoding M1 family aminopeptidase, which produces MSFDKPNYLVGRNFVYSDYRPRFPRYYGYSVKHLKAQLRININEKSITGIAEYQVSVPGNGPISLDAAEMRINRVLVDGSEARFDYDGRVVTVYVGQGDHVVSIEYYTKPRKGAYFIVPDEYYRDRKPMVWTQGESEDNHYWLPLPDYPNMKFTSELIITVPKPLMAVSNGELIETKDLGQETLWHWRLDKPHSAYLIAFAAGEFDVVREDCDGVVLEHYVPKGMGDRARFSFHRTCDMMKFYSEYTGVKYPWPNYKHVAVSEFIYGGMENTTVTIVTDTTIHDEHAHCPGGRFPCPGYEDFTSDGLVAHELAHQWFGDYVTTKDWANIWLNEAFATYFEALYMEHAKGRDEFLYELYQNLRSYLNEYGRYARPIVTRLYKDPEEMFDRHTYEKGSLVLHTLRSLLGDEAFRRGINIYLTRHAHGNADTEDLRKALEEASGQPLDWFFTQFVYSSGHPVIKYSWSYDANAKLVKLSISQTQGDDSYPIYRLPLEFEVKYPSGKVDTIRVDLEEREATIYVPASERPLYVCIDPQFKVAVKSVSADKGVEEALAELGSGSLMCRLEAVDSLARDGSARAVEGLAKALTDPFWGVRAEATRALGKVGTEDALRVLLNALNSEGHPRVRQAIVEALGNFRGKADVAKVLVDVLRNPSESYYTRYRAAQSLGKLGITEYVGELTKALDYPSHNYVITQGALEGLAELGTEDAVNTILKYTELGKPTLVRATATRVLGKFVGDRRVYERVRQLLRDPYFRVRFAALAAVESSLDPRFLDILDELAMRDLDGRVRRYARDVAKRIRDQLSRGVEYARLREEIDRIREEQRRIAERLDRLEYK
- a CDS encoding sulfurtransferase TusA family protein, which produces MRAGELSVDLRGVGCPYGSMVAIQYFRDAPTGLIITFILDDEDCFTTLKKLFPLLGQRVISAEGGNGIYRLKIMKVKSL